A window of Tautonia plasticadhaerens contains these coding sequences:
- a CDS encoding ArnT family glycosyltransferase, which produces MANLAERPEIPGRAILGLVVALAFTLWWRGHTFGPTIRDLLGFAPWPVVRGESEPLDCDEAAYAYMGRRMLDGDRLYADLSENKPPLGYWIYELAVALGGPNELAIRLLPIPFVLATVAMTWWIGLRLGGTMAAVLSAVLVGLLSTDPYLYGNGAQLEQPINCFALASLAAAIEAGLVPRRRGAWLLLAGIAVGLATLVKQVAVLHLAVQGVAVMAMPRGAGGGRGAGTPRSLGLLMAGFAGTLAVAAAILWARGVMGAAADDIIRHGRALATDIPPDPNAPSPLFRWLTGNADPSGALPPPFGSTDYLVWWGRGSWPIWLAAVPSMAWLTFGRSSFGRRLVVAWTASCLVQVVAPGLYWAHYYLLPVPGLALSVALTMGDLAAVGWRTRRSIAALAALSAAVVGFSVIQARDYLLVPPEELTIRYKGGRQWVELRKLGRLLADRTDDWGDPKLHVWGWQSPLLFYSGLDSASRHFFTNNLMREFADRSHPVVSPRIDELMGDLGEHRPEIVLAAYPPFPALREFLGEGYLPSNLFPIAPDGRGLWVRKDRWAEFQFEAGRLSRSVRRPGSPPRGSPRSVPGASP; this is translated from the coding sequence TTGGCCAACCTCGCCGAGCGACCCGAGATCCCCGGCCGGGCGATCCTCGGCCTGGTCGTGGCCCTCGCCTTCACCCTCTGGTGGCGCGGGCACACCTTCGGGCCGACCATCCGGGACCTGCTCGGGTTCGCCCCCTGGCCGGTCGTCCGGGGAGAGTCCGAGCCCCTCGACTGCGACGAGGCCGCCTACGCCTACATGGGCAGGCGGATGCTGGACGGGGATCGCCTGTACGCCGACCTCAGCGAGAACAAGCCTCCGCTCGGCTACTGGATCTACGAGTTGGCCGTCGCCCTGGGGGGCCCGAACGAGCTGGCGATCCGCCTCCTGCCGATCCCGTTCGTCCTGGCGACCGTGGCGATGACCTGGTGGATCGGCCTGAGGCTCGGGGGGACGATGGCGGCGGTGCTCTCGGCGGTCCTCGTCGGGTTGCTGAGCACCGACCCTTACCTGTACGGCAACGGGGCTCAGCTGGAACAGCCGATCAATTGCTTCGCGCTGGCGTCGCTCGCGGCGGCCATCGAGGCCGGGCTCGTCCCCCGGCGTCGGGGGGCCTGGCTGCTCCTGGCCGGGATCGCGGTCGGCCTGGCCACCCTGGTGAAACAGGTGGCGGTGCTCCACCTCGCGGTGCAGGGAGTCGCCGTGATGGCGATGCCCAGGGGTGCGGGAGGGGGCCGGGGTGCGGGGACGCCCCGATCCCTCGGGCTGCTCATGGCCGGTTTCGCGGGGACCCTCGCGGTGGCGGCCGCCATCCTCTGGGCCCGGGGGGTGATGGGGGCGGCGGCGGATGACATCATCCGTCACGGCCGGGCCCTTGCCACCGACATCCCGCCCGATCCCAACGCCCCTTCTCCCCTGTTCCGATGGCTGACGGGTAATGCCGATCCCTCGGGAGCCTTGCCTCCCCCCTTCGGCTCGACCGATTACCTCGTCTGGTGGGGGAGGGGTTCCTGGCCGATCTGGCTGGCGGCGGTGCCCTCGATGGCCTGGCTCACGTTCGGCCGGTCGAGCTTCGGCAGGAGGCTGGTCGTGGCCTGGACCGCGTCATGCCTGGTCCAGGTCGTCGCCCCGGGTCTGTACTGGGCCCACTACTACCTCCTGCCGGTGCCGGGGCTGGCACTCTCTGTCGCGTTGACGATGGGGGATCTCGCGGCCGTCGGGTGGAGGACACGACGGTCGATCGCCGCCCTGGCGGCGCTGTCGGCCGCGGTCGTCGGGTTCTCGGTGATCCAGGCGCGCGATTATCTCCTCGTTCCGCCCGAGGAGCTGACGATCCGGTACAAGGGAGGTCGGCAATGGGTCGAGCTCCGCAAGCTCGGCCGGCTGCTGGCGGATCGGACGGACGACTGGGGAGACCCGAAGCTGCACGTCTGGGGGTGGCAGAGCCCGCTGCTCTTCTATTCCGGCCTGGATTCGGCCTCGCGGCACTTCTTCACGAACAACCTGATGAGGGAGTTCGCCGATCGGAGCCATCCGGTCGTCTCACCCAGGATCGACGAGCTGATGGGCGACCTCGGGGAGCACAGGCCCGAGATCGTCCTCGCGGCGTACCCGCCGTTCCCGGCGCTCCGGGAATTCCTGGGCGAGGGGTACCTGCCGTCCAACCTCTTCCCGATCGCGCCGGACGGCCGGGGGCTCTGGGTCCGAAAGGACCGCTGGGCCGAGTTCCAGTTCGAGGCGGGGCGCCTCAGCCGATCGGTGCGACGGCCGGGGAGCCCGCCCCGAGGATCGCCTCGTAGCGTCCCCGGAGCGTCCCCATGA
- a CDS encoding FkbM family methyltransferase, whose protein sequence is MDQRLARNPRGPAPDDSYGWVEVDPDCRFAIKVASDREAEEEISRSLASGVFPPEYRPLLRELHRLVPVGGRVLDLGAHVGVFSLAASASGYQVVSVEASPRNASLLRASASLNGFDGMTVVEAGVSDRSGILEFCPYGPYGHAVTDRTEQYTSIEVRSTTVDDLLSDLGWDRVDFIKMDIEGSEVAAVRGMARLLSRPDSPPIFYESNRHTLAFFDKTPRDLKASLVEHGYRNLLVTPDGLVPVTPDEEQGETVVDYLAIKG, encoded by the coding sequence ATGGATCAGCGTCTTGCCCGGAATCCTCGAGGCCCGGCCCCGGACGACTCGTACGGCTGGGTCGAGGTCGACCCGGATTGCCGCTTCGCCATCAAGGTCGCCTCGGATCGGGAGGCCGAGGAAGAGATCAGCCGGAGCCTGGCCTCGGGCGTCTTCCCCCCGGAATATCGGCCCTTGCTCCGAGAACTCCATCGGCTCGTCCCGGTGGGAGGGCGGGTGCTCGACCTGGGGGCACACGTCGGCGTCTTCTCGCTCGCGGCAAGCGCCTCGGGCTATCAGGTCGTCTCGGTCGAGGCGTCGCCCCGGAACGCCTCGTTGCTCCGTGCCAGCGCGTCCCTGAACGGCTTCGACGGGATGACGGTCGTCGAGGCGGGGGTCAGCGACCGGTCCGGCATCCTGGAGTTCTGCCCCTACGGGCCGTATGGTCACGCCGTCACCGATCGGACCGAACAGTACACGTCCATCGAGGTTCGGTCGACGACCGTCGACGACCTGCTCTCGGATCTGGGCTGGGACCGGGTCGACTTCATCAAGATGGACATCGAGGGGTCGGAGGTGGCGGCCGTCCGGGGGATGGCCCGGCTCCTCTCCCGGCCCGATTCGCCGCCGATCTTCTACGAGTCTAACCGCCACACGCTGGCCTTCTTCGACAAGACGCCCCGTGACCTGAAGGCGTCGCTTGTCGAGCACGGCTACCGCAACCTCCTCGTCACCCCGGACGGACTCGTTCCCGTCACCCCCGACGAGGAGCAGGGGGAGACGGTGGTCGATTACCTGGCGATCAAGGGCTGA
- a CDS encoding glycosyltransferase family 4 protein, with amino-acid sequence MVSDIPKPSSPRRPASRWRAESRRPMAGGPHAAIRSGRRRPRILFVNQYYWPDHASTAQHLTDLAESLADRGYECHVLCARGRYEPGVEPPPAEEEHNGVRIHRVRATSLGRGSVIKRMADYLSFYLGAFRKAFTLPGFDVVVTLTTPPIIGLVGTLLRRLRGSCQVYWSMDLHPDASLALGQMSRRNPVVALLSWLSDAVYRQSDRVVVLGPYMADRIRSKGVRDSRMIEIPVWSRLDEVYPIPREGHPMREALGLSGKFVVMYSGNLGMAHSAVEFVEAARRLRDRDDVVFLFVGGGPRLREVKEAKRLEGLENVRLLDYVPREQLHESLTVADAHLVSMRPEMTGIVVPGKLYGAMASERPVLFVGPDHSETADTIRRAGCGVTVRLGEAEALVRAIEHLAADPGAAAEMGRKGREAFLAEFERDGCCDRWAELMGELAGDRRPAAVPDGPAVASASA; translated from the coding sequence ATGGTGAGCGACATCCCCAAGCCCAGCTCCCCCCGACGGCCCGCCTCGCGCTGGCGGGCCGAATCGAGGCGGCCGATGGCCGGCGGGCCGCATGCCGCGATCCGATCCGGCCGCCGTCGGCCCCGGATCCTGTTCGTCAACCAGTACTACTGGCCCGACCACGCCTCGACGGCGCAGCACCTGACGGATCTCGCCGAGTCGCTGGCCGATCGCGGCTACGAGTGCCACGTCCTCTGCGCCCGGGGTCGCTACGAGCCCGGCGTCGAGCCTCCCCCGGCCGAGGAGGAGCATAACGGAGTCCGCATCCACCGCGTCCGGGCCACGTCGCTCGGGCGGGGTAGCGTGATCAAGCGGATGGCCGATTACCTGAGCTTCTACCTCGGGGCCTTCCGCAAGGCGTTCACCCTGCCGGGCTTCGACGTGGTGGTGACGCTCACCACGCCGCCGATCATCGGGCTGGTCGGCACGCTCCTCCGCCGCCTCCGGGGGTCGTGCCAGGTCTACTGGAGCATGGACCTCCACCCCGACGCGAGCCTGGCCCTCGGCCAGATGTCGAGGCGGAACCCGGTCGTCGCGCTGCTCTCGTGGCTGAGCGACGCGGTCTATCGCCAGTCCGACCGGGTCGTCGTACTCGGCCCCTACATGGCCGACCGGATCCGCTCGAAGGGGGTCCGGGACTCCCGGATGATCGAGATCCCCGTCTGGAGCCGGCTCGACGAGGTGTATCCGATCCCCCGGGAAGGACACCCGATGCGGGAGGCGCTGGGGCTCTCGGGCAAGTTCGTCGTCATGTATTCGGGGAACCTCGGCATGGCCCACTCGGCCGTCGAGTTCGTCGAGGCGGCCCGTCGGCTCCGGGACCGGGATGACGTCGTCTTCCTCTTCGTCGGCGGCGGCCCCCGGCTCCGCGAGGTGAAGGAGGCGAAGCGGCTCGAAGGGCTGGAGAACGTCCGGCTGCTCGACTACGTCCCCCGGGAGCAGTTGCACGAGTCGCTCACGGTGGCCGACGCCCACCTCGTCTCTATGCGCCCGGAGATGACGGGCATCGTCGTGCCGGGGAAGCTGTACGGGGCCATGGCCTCGGAGCGTCCCGTGCTGTTCGTCGGGCCCGATCACAGCGAGACGGCCGACACCATCCGCCGGGCCGGCTGCGGGGTCACCGTCCGACTCGGCGAGGCCGAGGCGCTCGTTCGGGCGATCGAGCACCTCGCCGCCGACCCCGGGGCCGCCGCCGAGATGGGCCGCAAGGGGCGGGAGGCCTTCCTGGCCGAGTTCGAACGAGACGGCTGCTGCGACCGCTGGGCCGAATTGATGGGCGAGCTTGCCGGGGACCGCCGCCCGGCCGCCGTCCCCGACGGCCCGGCCGTGGCCTCGGCGTCCGCCTGA
- a CDS encoding NAD-dependent epimerase/dehydratase family protein, which translates to MKGFWSGKRVTVTGGAGFLGKHIVRRLESFGAEVHVPRKRDFDLTSLDSCLRCLLEHPADVLIHAAAYYGGIGINVNEPGNLYYQNLVMGANLMEAARLTKVDKVVNIGTACSYPGYLEGELKEQDLWSGPCHASVVNYGLTKKMLAVQGVAYKKQYGLDSIHLILTNLYGPGDSYNPDRSHVVAALVRKWVEADLAGAKEVEVWGTGTPIREFIYVEDCADAIVLAAEVYDDEALPLNIGTGIGTSIKELAETVHDLSGFKGSLRWNTDKPDGAAKKVLDVTRMSQVLDGWTPPTDLRSGLARTISWYRANKDEADAKW; encoded by the coding sequence ATGAAGGGCTTCTGGTCGGGCAAGCGCGTCACGGTCACCGGCGGGGCCGGGTTCCTCGGGAAGCACATCGTCAGGAGGCTGGAGTCGTTCGGGGCCGAGGTCCACGTCCCCCGCAAGCGGGACTTCGACCTGACCTCGCTCGACTCCTGCCTGCGATGCCTGCTTGAGCATCCGGCCGACGTGCTCATCCACGCGGCGGCGTATTACGGCGGCATCGGGATCAACGTCAACGAACCGGGGAACCTGTACTATCAGAACCTCGTCATGGGGGCCAACCTCATGGAGGCCGCCCGGCTGACGAAGGTCGACAAGGTGGTCAACATCGGCACCGCCTGCAGCTACCCCGGCTACCTCGAAGGGGAACTCAAGGAGCAGGACCTCTGGTCCGGCCCCTGCCACGCGAGCGTCGTCAACTACGGCCTGACGAAGAAGATGCTGGCCGTCCAGGGCGTGGCCTACAAGAAGCAGTACGGGCTCGACTCGATCCACCTGATCCTGACGAACCTCTACGGCCCCGGCGACTCCTACAACCCGGACCGCTCGCACGTGGTCGCCGCCCTGGTGCGGAAGTGGGTCGAGGCGGACCTGGCCGGGGCGAAGGAGGTCGAGGTCTGGGGCACCGGCACGCCGATCCGGGAATTCATCTACGTCGAGGACTGCGCCGACGCGATCGTCCTGGCCGCCGAGGTCTACGACGACGAGGCCCTGCCGCTGAACATCGGCACGGGGATCGGCACCTCGATCAAGGAACTGGCCGAGACGGTCCACGACCTCTCTGGCTTCAAGGGATCGCTGCGCTGGAACACCGATAAGCCCGACGGCGCGGCGAAGAAGGTGCTCGACGTGACCCGCATGTCGCAGGTGCTCGACGGCTGGACGCCGCCCACCGACCTGCGATCGGGCCTGGCCCGGACGATCTCCTGGTATCGCGCCAACAAGGACGAGGCCGACGCCAAATGGTGA